The Megachile rotundata isolate GNS110a chromosome 6, iyMegRotu1, whole genome shotgun sequence nucleotide sequence tatagggatgaaATGTAAGCTTGGATTATGGACGAGGAGAACGAAGCTAATATAAGAGGGAGGGTTTAATAGTCGATGCCTAACCTTGATTGGTTACCTTACTGAGCATGGTCTGTGCCGCTAGTtatgaaaaattacaattaaagtgGTTATACATACTACTTTaaagatttagatatttttattttgacctCAGCTTCTCtccataaaaatatattctgcTCCTACGTTTCTACATCACCAAAAtgtcatattttattaagaaaattgtCATACACAAAGTACCGGCCGCCATTTGTTGCTGCGCATGTGCGCGAATAAAAAACTGATATACTTGCGTATTCTAAAAGAGTACATACGTCCTTATGAAGACGcggtaaaatttgaatttttatcacGCATGCGCGGAGTTCAAACACGTACGAAAATATCCCACAAAtgatttattctttttcttttcaaatgGTATTGCTACGAGGAAATTCTACTTGATGGGTTAAagagaattgtaaaattcagtcgataaatcattatttattaatgttactacattatatgaaataatgttatcgataaaatgagaaaaGCTTTGAAAAAATGTCAACGTAATagagcaaaaattaaaaactgtatGATCGCTTACTATTTCATGTTTTTttatagaaaagaaaattgatatttgATCAGTTTGTACTCCATCTTGAAAAAATCTTACATTTATCTTTTATATTGTTTtcgaaaattgtttaaattctaTTTTCCTCGCTGCTTatataaactaaaatatttgtatcagttgaaattttttaaatcgttattatttataaattttacttaaCAAATCTGCTTCATACGTTGGTCACacgaattttctaaaaataattttcaacttcttaaGCATTGGAGCACCGCcaatattacaatataaatattaacgaGAATAAAAATGgttatttaatacttttttataaataacataattGGCAAAATTTTGTTTAAGAACAATACACCCTCACTGTCATTTATCGTcgtaatttctatattatttgttttaaaagtagaatatatttttttagcCCGATGTGCACTGTAAAcaggaaagaaattttttaaatatttcgattATATCGCAACACGCAAACTTAGACGCAAATATGCAACGCGTTCTCTGCTAGATGTTATTTGCACACGTTTTTACCTGAAACCCAATGATCGGCAGAAACACTTCCTCTGTCGTCATTTCCAAATAATAAACTGTGTATTTCGTTTGACAGACTACGTGTACGTATGTTTTCTACACCCCATACTAAAAACGTAGGTCGGCAGATATTTATAGCATTCTGTTTTATTCTCCTGAACGCCTTTGTGGTGCATCCGCTTCAATGATTTGTATCTACatgcaaatataataataaaatcgtaTTATcttaatttgacaaattatttcattacctATTCTATTTTCAactaattttttagaaataactcgtgaaaataaatataatataaattatgaacTTTACATGCTTATAACATCAAAACCCGACTTATTATTTTAAGCGTATGTCGTCAATGCaatgaaatatatattataaggaTTGAGGAACTCAATTCATTTACCATTATGATTCTCTTTCACAGCTTTAATCCTAttacaatttcttaaatatcgtaaataaattttacaggtTTTATCACagcctttttttctttttgtacaaTTCAGCGATATTTTACCGTCCACTGCTTGCAAGTACTGTTTAATTCCACCAAAAGCTGATTGAAAAGCTTGGGCTCAAACTGGTTACATGATGCCACCATTTTGGAGGAATGTAAAGCATTTCTCCAGGTTTCAAATAACCTATCCAACCCTTAGCTTTACTAAACTCGGGCCACTTTTCATAATTTGGACTCAAAGGATCAACTTGCGCGGTGTTATTAAGCAATTTTGTATCATAAGGATACAAATTAGACGAATCATTTGGGTGATATAAAATGACTCTTTtatacccaaatacctaaaatcatgaatgtcaatttttaattcatatatCCGTAATACGTTGTTATTCTTAAAGCAAGTATTAACTTCCATACTTGACATAACAAATTATGTTTTGGATCAAAATGCAAAGGTGAAACAGTTCCTTCAGGTCCAAACCAAGCATTTATATCTGGTGATTCTATGGAATCATTATCTGTAAAACTGCAATATTCTGGTACCATAAAATCTTCTTTTAATTCGGGAATCTAGAATTATTATTATccgttaattttgtaaataacttCAATAGACGTAACAAAACATGTAAAAACTTCAAACCTGATCAAAAAGTTGATGCTGAGCTAAATAACCAACTTTatcattcttttttaatatatgcTTCTGTAAAAATTCTGAGAAAGTAAATAACTGTTGTGACCAATCTTCGTCCGTGTAACGTGATCCAATTTCGATAGGTACTATACGATTTCCAGCAATTTTAGATAAATAACTTAAATCTTGCCATCGATCTAAAGCTTTCCAATGTTTGATACAGCCTAAAATTAAATAGCAAATACACTTTGGATATTTTACTGATATATTCTATAAAGTGAGTGCTACCTGTTAATATTGCTGGAACTTGAGGCATAAACATAGTTTTATAGAATAATTCCATGGAAGGTTCATTGTATCGTGTAATTTCAGTAAATCCTGACAATACAGTATTATGCAAATCtttagaatttataattaatttttgaagatttgatgtTTCAAATGATTCTActgtaaaaatatcaaaattgtaatgtaaaatacaaatttatatattattttttatttatactacttactagtttcatttaattttgaagcAATGTTTGGTAATAAAATGGGAACATTTGGAAAAGGAGCTCCTAATAAAATACCTTTGTCAACTTGTTgaacaatatttttcaatagCATTATGTTTTTTCTGGCTTCTCTGGGATTACTCTCATATTGGAATTCCAATACTACTGCCTATGTGAATAGATAGTGGTCAATATTTCTTCAGACTGAtagaataatatacaatatcagTTTATTACCTTCAAAATAACGCATAATGAATAACAATATCGATATTCTATTGGAACAGATTGCCAGTAACCTGAATTTAATATTTCCCATGTTCTGTCCAAACAAgcttcaattaaaattaatgaattctcTATCCATTTTATGGGTGGATTTCTTTGGTAAAAAGAAAACAGTATTAAATTGTATCaataaataactttttttttaaaatactttatatttacattttattttcagtaaaattttttaacttgaccGTGACCGTTGATAAATGTATTTTCATTTCAATAGGTAAAGAGTTCTGTATATTCTCCATTAATAAATCCCATGGAATTAATTTTGCGATGAATACATGATTACACATTTTCTAGAAATGTTACAGGTGTATaagtaaaacaaaataatcgaaataaaaattaaaatgattttattcacaaataaaatattctatcaTTCTTGTTATTTGGTTCAGTTAAATATGGCCATTGTACGATTTGATAATCAACTATATAATACAAAAGTTTTCCTGTCAATGATAATGTTTTCACTCTACAAAAGCTCtcaacatatattatattagtttgcatgatataaaatactttaaacAGAAATGCTGTAATACATAAAGGCACACAAGTGCCTGGACCATTACACAGAAGTAATTCTGGTCGTTCTTTCCATATAAGTGGAATTGATTCCAATATCGCATAGATAGTAGTACAAACAGATGTATAATATGACTGATGAATTTCTCTACTTCTATGGATCTTAAATACTTTATAATCTGTATTATTCTTTTCTAAGTCCTTAACTTTTTCCATGCTCACTATATCTGTATCAGCATGTACATATATTCTTGgggaataatttttaaaatttaaatactgaAGAATTCTTATCATTTCAGCAGTATGTCCACCAGACCCTAATATTATCATTGTTTTGACAGGATTAGCACGAACtacatttttctgttttgttttaTGTGTAAAAAATATCATGAAACATATTCTTGCAACAATTAtagaacaaataaatataaaaatataaacaggATACATTACATATGTTTTCTTGATGTAACCTGTAACAATTAAGATATAAATCAAAAAAATtgtgttattaatttattcataaGATGATTAGTATAACATTAACGatattcaattaaataatttctacaaaACTTTGACTGTTACAGAATATTAAGCATGGTTTATTATGATAAATGATACCAAAATCAAAATTTACATTCATAGTTGATTACAGTTGATCAACTATACAGTTTGTTTACAGTTGCAAATTACCTTTTCTTTACAGTAACGGTTTATTAACAGATTTTTATTCTCGCAATTCTATTTGTTACGTTATGATGGAACagcataaatatgtaataaattattttctcataaatttattaacccacttcgttacaaatttaataacgtaAACATAAACATTTATTGCAATGTTGGGTTGTTGCGTATGAATGATTAGAAAGCACCATCTGTACACAGTTCAACGAAAAACTATCCTGAATTCGCGCAACTCGAGGGAAATATGACTTAACTTTGCAACATGCGTACGACTAAATTTGTTacaaaacaaatttattatagatATAAATAGAATTTCGTAGTTGGTCATTATTAAATAAACTGTTtgaattgttttaaaatatgtagATATGGTAATAATTCACTGTGGACGTTTTATTCATTTCTTTTGGTTTTACGTTGCACAGTTGACTTTCAAATCAGATCAGTTCATATTTCAATCTGTGTAACGGGCATagcttaaacattttaaactaaTAGATACAAAGGTCTTAAAATAATGTGATTTTAATTCAATTCGATTAAAAAGATTtctatttcataaataatataatatacaaaacaATATCAGTTTATTATTCACTCTGTTGTGCCCACGTAAATAAGATTGTGAAACTTCTACAAATCATTCTAATAAAAAGGATGGAACAAAATTTATTGTCAACTTCTTTTAGTAAATAATATCGTATCAGGTAAAAATATACTATCGAATTCAGTATACtgctttttataaaaatataattaattgttgAATAATTCAACAGATAGTTAACATTTGTGATAATTTAcgaatgttttttatttattgtttcatgAATCTATATAGcaatgtttattttaatataaatgaagtGGCTGCTTTCATTATATATCTACTTTTTTCTTTACAGTTACTGTGatttggaaaatattttcataatatgttAAAGGTTATGGAAGACTTACCTAAACAGTTGTGTCTTTCATTGACATAATATATCCTATAATATAAAAAAGGAAATAAGTGCTGAAGTACATAAGGAAACCATGTGTGGTGTTATAAGCTTCCTTTAAGTGGATaacaaaatcttaaaaaatggatgcgaataaaataaaacaggAATCAAGTAGTGTTCCAAATGATATTGAGGAACATGAGAATTCTGATTCAATAGAGGTTACTATAAagtgttataaattatatttattgtaaaggAAGAagtaaatttattcatttttcatttaggttgataattcaCGTACAGTTCTATTAAAAATAGCAACACTGTATGCTGAACGCCTTATGAATGATATTTGTCTTGTTGTTGATGGTATAGAATATCCTGCACATCGCCTTATATTGTGTGCTTCAAGTGATGTTTTCCAAGTAAGCAAATACATCCATAAACCAATGTGTTTCAAAAGTTGATAAGAATTAAATTCATGTATAGTTAATATCAATGTTCTAATATAGGTAATGTTAATGAGTCCCCAGTGGAGCGAATCACAAGAAAGTAGAGTAACACTTCAAGAGACACCACAATGTGTACCTATATTTAGTGAATTTTTGCGTTACTTTTATACTGGTCAAATAAGAATTAATTATGGAGTTGTTCTACCAATATTATCTTTGGCGGATAAGTATAATGTTAAAGATTTAATATCACTGTGTCTTGATTATATGCAAAATCATATTGCGTTAGCTGCCATACATGGCACTCTAGTATCATGGTTACAGTATACTTCAAACTGTGGCCATCACAATATTACTCAAGCGTGTCAGAATTTTATCAAATGGAATTTGGAGTTGGTAGCTAAGACtgcagattttggaaattttgatctGGATATTCTGGTATCATTATTACATCAAAGTAGTTTAGTAATAAAGGATGAAATGACATTATACAAGTGCCTAGAATCTTGGTTGGATCATCAGGCAAATCGTTTAAGAACTCAGTTGTCACCTGATGAATTAGAAGCTACTCTAAAACAATTGGTGATAGCTGTAATGACTCCTGTAAGATTTCCAATGATGTCTCCTCGACAGTTAGCAGAATTACTTTTATCTCctttaacaaaaaaatataaagaatttttCGTAGAACGTATGTCGATAGGAATGTCATTTCATTCAGGGCAATTAGATAGAGTTAAAGAAGTAAGTTTAAATGAAGAGGATGGCGCTTTACTTTTTGAACCAAGACTATACACAGTGGACACTTGTAGTTCACTGCttacaattgaaaattttcatggtCTGCCTTCTTATCACACCAGAACTCTTGTATTTTCGAGTCATTCGTGTTTAGCAGAGTATGCTGGTGATCGTGCGTGTGAATGGGTTGTTGATATATACCCAAAGGGTGTATGGTTTAAGAAGTTTTTTTTAATAGTATGGCAAGGAACAGTAGAAATGCCTGAACACGTAAAGCGATCGGTAAGATTATCGCTTACTTGTAAAGAACCTCCAGTAAATAGTGATGCTGATATGAGAGTGAAAATAGGTGTATTAATTTATGGATTGCAAGATGGTGTTGAACATATTACAAGAGTGACTGAAATTATTCATAGATTTAGTAAAAAAGAACGTGTTCTCAACTTGGATGATCTTTTGCCATTTGAAGAACTAAATCCACAACAGGGTTCTGTACAAGAATATACATCTCCATTTTTAGTAGGTTCAAATAAAGATATGCTCAAATTGCATATTGTTATATCACCGGCCAACTCGTTTATAGGTCCTTTAAGCTGTGTTAAACAAAGTTTTCAATTGCAAAACTTGTGTAATTGAAACGATTTGTGTAAAAAAAATTCTGACGACAAAATATCTCTGTTAAATTTAACGTGTACTTTTAGTGTTGTAAATATCTTAAAAGgttcattcattttttttctccaagtatgacattttaattttagtttaaaacaaaattttgtatctaGAATGTTACGTATGAAAGAGACCatgtaataaaataacagaTTTAAATATGTTATAACTGTATTTATAGAATTATGTATCTATTTTTAACATATCAATGAAGAAGAAAGTAATATGGTTGTAATTCCCATACTCGCCACCAGAGGGATCATACTGAATATCTATATACGTCTGCTTTCTCGCAAGTCCTTATATATCTATCCATCATGAatctgagaatataggaatgaagtaaatttggattacagacgaagAGAGTGAAGCCAGTATGAAAGAAGAGCTTCAATAGCTGACGTTCATATTTAATTGGTTATTTTTTGTGCATGTTCTGTACCGATAAttatgaaaagttaaaaaatactgAGTAATATAGGTTAATATCaaataaatgattattttttatgCGCATATATCATTTCAGAAGTATTTAAACTAGAGAagttaaaaatgatataataaaacaattttaagtttagaaatgacaaaatttcaatttagagTAGTATAAAACAGTAACCAATCAAAGTTGGGCATCAATTTGTCTCGCCTCGTCTCGCAATGGCTGCCCCCATCAAGAATATGCTCTGTCCTGCTCTGTCTGCATATTTCAAAGTTCATGCGTTCATCATATACCTATTCATTTgacaatataaatatgtaaaatactacatatataaaaatattgtctaaAAACATTTTACACTTCGGTTTACTTATacaaaatacatacataaaacAGATGTTCATGGTTTATGCGTTTGAgtaatactatatgaaactaGTAACTGATCGCACATCTTATGTTACATTCTGGTTCGAAGACGTCTGATTTTATGAGCGCTCACgccattttatttatatgtggTGGGGGGTAACAAAGTGTGCAACATTGCCTGTAGGATTCATAATTATCGAAAAATTGATCAAAAGAACAGTTTTGTTTTTGCGATGTAGTTATAacgtaaattataattactcgTAAGGTAAATCTTATACCAAAATTGGTATAGAGTTATTAATGCAAGCGTTGGACCTTCGTGTTGGTGGTAATAACTACAAGTTTTGCTCCAATTGTAACTCGAATAAAATGGATTATCGTCAAAAAGTAAGCGTAAACatattatagtaattaataaatcaatatatttattgtatcgtTATTAATTTGATACATATTACCCATTTAAATGTTAATCATATACAGGAATCAGtcaataaatagaaaatttattctaatattatttcaaaattgatgTTGAACAAGTTTATTTACAATCACTTTTCTTATGCCATTAAATTGTACATAGAATCTTGTTGTATACATATCTTAATTTATTAGCAAAAGATTATTATGGAAAATGCAAATAGGATGTATATAATTACTGTATGCTGTAATTTTTATAGAACATTAATGTAATAGtggtatatataataatttttatatctaaATGTGTTATGTTTATCAATTGATTACTATGACACAAGTATATGTAACaattgaagatattaaatacatttgttaATGAATTATAATCAATTCGAGTACCATTTATTTCAGATGATTATACCTTCACAGCAAAATGCAAAAAATGATGACGAAGATGACGAAGACTTGGAAGCGCTTAGATTAGCAGCTCTTCAATCATTGAGAACAAAAGATGCTGTACATAATAAAAAACAGTCCTTACCACAAGTACAGAAGATTGATGTAACACAATCATTTCATCCTTTGTATAAAGGTCAGCGACCTTTAAGGAGAGGGTATTTTCATAACCGAATGCAACAGCGACAAAATGGAGTAAGATTACTTTTTTAACATATTCGGTACACATATGTGATACTCTAAGGGTTACTTTAAGCTCAATACCACATATTTGTAACAGAGGTATTTGTTTTTCATGTTGCCTTAATTGTCTACAATGTATTgtctttttcttatttatagaatttatattaTCAGAGTCCACGTAATCCAAATTTAATAGCAATAGTTCCTATGGAAGAACATGTGGTACTTCAACAAGCTGATATAACTTGTCCAGTAGAAAAGACAGATACAAGTGTTGACTCTTACTCCACaggtatgtataatataaaaatattttagaactttAATGTTTATGATATTTGTTTGAAGTattatataagaataatatttttagaagTATCGAAATTTCACCGTTTCAAAGATAATGGAAGCGGTTCGGACGAAGAAGATAATAAAGagcaaaaaaatataaacataaaagaAGAACCAATTGAAAATGACGGTATTAAAAGTGAAACACCATTCGCGATGACTGAAAATCAAGTAGAAATTGCAGAGAGTcagaaaaaaattgaagaagatcAAGACGTCGTTAACGATGACGACGATGATATTCTTTTGATGGCTGATCTCGAAGAGGAGGACAGTTTAGAACGTTTGATGGATGAAATGGAAAGGGAGATGAACGTTGATAAACCGTccgaaaaaagagaaaagaaaagcaACAAGAAAGATGGTAAAGAATCGATAAAAAAGGATGACGTAGGGAGAAATTCGAGTCAAAAGAATAGAACAGAAGATAGTAATATTCGAAAGGAGAGTTATGCTTCAGCTTCAACAGTATCAGTTTTGAAGAGTGAAAGGCGGTCTATATCGCCTCATATAGGTAATCGAATTCCACAGAAACGTAGGTCGTTGTCGCCCAGATCACGATCAAGGAAAAAATCACCTAGAAGATCCCCTAGAAGATCACCAGCTAGACAGTTAAAAAAGTCACAACGAGAAATATCGAGATACAGATCACCTCGAAAGTCACCGGTACGATATTCCCCACGTTCACGATCACCTAAACTTTCCTCGCGATCGAGATCACCACGATTATCTCCACGTCGATCTCCAAATAAATCCCCGATAAGAAGATCAccgattaaaaaattgtcgCCAAGAGGAAGATCTCCAAGACTCTCACCGCATTCCAGATCTCCAAGACCAATACGTTCACCTAAAGCATCGTTAGCTAAGTCCCCGAGACTGACGCGATCACGTTCTCCAAAATTTTCACCGCTCAGGTTATCCCCTCAATCGAGATCACCTTTAAGGACAAGATCTCCTAAATTATCTCCAAAACGGGCGTCGCCTCTTCGTAGGTTATCGCCTAAATCGAAATCACCTGGACTATCCCCTCGAAGGGGATCATTGCAGTTACCGTCGCCGAAAATATCGCCTCGAAGAATTTCACCGAGAACAAGGTCACCGAGATTATCACCACGCAGATCGCCGTGGTCATCGCCCAGAAATTCGCCTCGTCTTTCTCCTAGACGGAAAAGATCTCCAAGGTGGTCGCCCAAAGAATCGTGTCGAAAACATGGACCACGATCAGTTACTCCGGACGGAACGAACAGTCCATCATACACAAAAGAATCTTCGCCACTACCTAAAAGCAGAATATCTCCAGAAGTAACTCGTATCAAATCGAAACAGAAGGAAGATAATTTTGAGAAAGTCACATTGGCAGAAAAAGAAACTACAGACGTGATTAGTGATCCTATACTGGAAGCTAGACGAAGAAAGTTTGAATGTACGAGGCCTATAGATCCtataaatgcaaataaaaaaattaaattaagtaaaaagGAGAATACAAGTAAAAAGGTGGAGTTTCTAGAAGGGGCGGATTTTCAGTCGAGTAATGCTAGAAAAGTTGCGGAGGATTACGAGGTACAAGAAACTGATTTGTGTTTAGACGATCAgtatgaatttgaagaatttgaagaaagtATGGAAAATACTTCACCCGTTACTATTACGAGTTCAGTTAATTCGAGTGTAGATGTGGAATCGCAGAAATCAGAGAaagaaaaatcttcaaaaaagaagaagaaacgtgACAAAGAACTTTATCAAGTAGGAAAATTAAAGAACGAACTTCCTCTTTCTGAACGAATTGGAAAAgataaaaagtgtaaaaaaaGGAAGGACGTTGTCTCGGATGGACCTAGCGACGATATGGATGCTATTTTCGAAGATATAGCAATAGAAGAAGAAAGTGATTTGCGAACTGAATTGAGTAGAAGAAGAGCAGAAAGACTAAATAGAACAGTGCCAATTCAGTCTGCAAGATTAGTGCAGTCTGCTTTTAAAGGAGTTGTCAATGAGTAAGTACAATATTATATTCATTAGGGAAAAAGTGTTCATATTATATATAGTTTTCTAACTGTACAAACTAGTGAACATAGAACAGTTAAGATCTGAAAAAGAAAACTTGATACGTATTAAAAAAGATGAGAAGATTCTTaacgtataatatatttaagtttttgactttcaaatgcaatcataatttattttattttcagagtTGTCAAAAATAATGCAAAAGCAAATCAGAGACACTTAGTTAAAACAGACGATAAAAGTAAGTAATATAAGTATgcatattaaacatttatatttcatacttattatattaataattttgtatttgtatttgtattttatttagcaGCTAATCAAAAAGAAGTCAGAAGGGTTACCGTTCTTCACCGGCCAATATCTGACTTACACGATTCCGAAGGTTTGTACATTTGTATTTGATTAATACATAATCGcaatattttactatatacgttttaatgaaattattttgtagCGAAACTTGTCGTAAAACGATAACAAGGTATTGGTAACGGTATTAATCTGTTAACTGTGGATGACGAATTAATTCATTACTCGATTAAAAGGTATATAAAGTTTTACAGTGCATTTACTGAAAGATTTTTGCCTTTGATTGTATTGTCCTGCTTGTAATTAAaagaatacttttattattttttgtttacagaagtaataaatatttttctgtttgtttcttttttattatatatccaAAAGAAAAATGATTGTGTTCTGGTTGAACAGTGACACAGTTAACAGGTTAAAGAATATTACAACTTATAATGTAatcaagaaaaaatatttgtttttaatagCAAATTAGAGTCAATCATAATTTGAAGATGTTTCTTTTAGACTTTTAGGTTTCAGTTTTAAAGTTCATTTTGAAACTCCATATTACAATGGTTTTCTTTTAACAtgtcttattttatatttttctaaagtacaacattatttataacatcATTTAATTCGTTATATTTTTTACAGATGAAAGTACTCTGGATTCAAAGATGCCTGTGCGATTTAGACTGGGTTTGAATAAACAAGTGCATGATACCAGGGAGTCGAAAGTTTCCCGAAAAGCATCTAAGAGACAGGGTCGCAAGGTAAAACACAAAGTCAATTTGACTCTAATAAATAGTGAACATATTTTATAGCGTAAAAATAATACTTTATCGAGTGTATATAATTCATATATTCAGTTTTTTTTAGAAACATAATGTTCACGCATAATTTGATATTATAACGTTTTAATTGCTTGGGATTGTAATTTACCAATATTTGTTTTGACAATTATATATATCTATACCGgtttaaatgttaaaatcaaCCATTGGTATCTTCAAGAATTAAAGATATTTAGAAAAAGTagtgatataaataaattttatgtttaacGCTTTTTcagtatacaattttttagtagaaattagaaatgaatcaatataaaatttataatatcaacGCTTTATCGTTTGGGTATACCAATtaagaatataattattatctACCAATAACATCACATAATATTTTAAAGGAACTAACTAATGTTTACTAAGAATATTATGTAACATTTCAAGtatatcaatttttgtttatttttttaatttattataaattcttataaaaGTTGAAACGCAACTTGTTAATTTGACCGATTACTAGaatatttaagatattttttGTAGACTCACG carries:
- the LOC100880941 gene encoding uncharacterized protein LOC100880941 isoform X2: MQALDLRVGGNNYKFCSNCNSNKMDYRQKMIIPSQQNAKNDDEDDEDLEALRLAALQSLRTKDAVHNKKQSLPQVQKIDVTQSFHPLYKGQRPLRRGYFHNRMQQRQNGNLYYQSPRNPNLIAIVPMEEHVVLQQADITCPVEKTDTSVDSYSTEVSKFHRFKDNGSGSDEEDNKEQKNINIKEEPIENDGIKSETPFAMTENQVEIAESQKKIEEDQDVVNDDDDDILLMADLEEEDSLERLMDEMEREMNVDKPSEKREKKSNKKDGKESIKKDDVGRNSSQKNRTEDSNIRKESYASASTVSVLKSERRSISPHIGNRIPQKRRSLSPRSRSRKKSPRRSPRRSPARQLKKSQREISRYRSPRKSPVRYSPRSRSPKLSSRSRSPRLSPRRSPNKSPIRRSPIKKLSPRGRSPRLSPHSRSPRPIRSPKASLAKSPRLTRSRSPKFSPLRLSPQSRSPLRTRSPKLSPKRASPLRRLSPKSKSPGLSPRRGSLQLPSPKISPRRISPRTRSPRLSPRRSPWSSPRNSPRLSPRRKRSPRWSPKESCRKHGPRSVTPDGTNSPSYTKESSPLPKSRISPEVTRIKSKQKEDNFEKVTLAEKETTDVISDPILEARRRKFECTRPIDPINANKKIKLSKKENTSKKVEFLEGADFQSSNARKVAEDYEVQETDLCLDDQYEFEEFEESMENTSPVTITSSVNSSVDVESQKSEKEKSSKKKKKRDKELYQVGKLKNELPLSERIGKDKKCKKRKDVVSDGPSDDMDAIFEDIAIEEESDLRTELSRRRAERLNRTVPIQSARLVQSAFKGVVNEVVKNNAKANQRHLVKTDDKTANQKEVRRVTVLHRPISDLHDSEDESTLDSKMPVRFRLGLNKQVHDTRESKVSRKASKRQGRKE
- the LOC100880941 gene encoding uncharacterized protein LOC100880941 isoform X1; amino-acid sequence: MQALDLRVGGNNYKFCSNCNSNKMDYRQKMIIPSQQNAKNDDEDDEDLEALRLAALQSLRTKDAVHNKKQSLPQVQKIDVTQSFHPLYKGQRPLRRGYFHNRMQQRQNGNLYYQSPRNPNLIAIVPMEEHVVLQQADITCPVEKTDTSVDSYSTEVSKFHRFKDNGSGSDEEDNKEQKNINIKEEPIENDGIKSETPFAMTENQVEIAESQKKIEEDQDVVNDDDDDILLMADLEEEDSLERLMDEMEREMNVDKPSEKREKKSNKKDGKESIKKDDVGRNSSQKNRTEDSNIRKESYASASTVSVLKSERRSISPHIGNRIPQKRRSLSPRSRSRKKSPRRSPRRSPARQLKKSQREISRYRSPRKSPVRYSPRSRSPKLSSRSRSPRLSPRRSPNKSPIRRSPIKKLSPRGRSPRLSPHSRSPRPIRSPKASLAKSPRLTRSRSPKFSPLRLSPQSRSPLRTRSPKLSPKRASPLRRLSPKSKSPGLSPRRGSLQLPSPKISPRRISPRTRSPRLSPRRSPWSSPRNSPRLSPRRKRSPRWSPKESCRKHGPRSVTPDGTNSPSYTKESSPLPKSRISPEVTRIKSKQKEDNFEKVTLAEKETTDVISDPILEARRRKFECTRPIDPINANKKIKLSKKENTSKKVEFLEGADFQSSNARKVAEDYEVQETDLCLDDQYEFEEFEESMENTSPVTITSSVNSSVDVESQKSEKEKSSKKKKKRDKELYQVGKLKNELPLSERIGKDKKCKKRKDVVSDGPSDDMDAIFEDIAIEEESDLRTELSRRRAERLNRTVPIQSARLVQSAFKGVVNEVVKNNAKANQRHLVKTDDKTNQKEVRRVTVLHRPISDLHDSEDESTLDSKMPVRFRLGLNKQVHDTRESKVSRKASKRQGRKVKHKVNLTLINSEHIL